The following are from one region of the Macaca thibetana thibetana isolate TM-01 chromosome 2, ASM2454274v1, whole genome shotgun sequence genome:
- the RBM6 gene encoding RNA-binding protein 6 isoform X4: protein MIQDKEVTLEYVPSLDFWYCKRCKASIGGHRSSCSFCKNPREVTEAKQELITYPQPQKTSIPAPLEKQPNQPLRAADKEPEPRKREEGQESRLGHQKREAERYLPPSRREGPTFRRDREKESWSGETRQDGESKTIMLKRIYRSTPPEVIVEVLEPYVRLTTANVRIIKNRTGPMGHTYGFIDLDSHAEALRVVKILQNLDPPFSIDGKMVAVNLATGKRRNDTGDHSDHMHYYQGKKYFRDRRGGGRNSDWSSDTNRQGQQSSSDCYIYDSATGYYYDPLAGTYYDPNTQQEVYVPQDPGLLEEEEIKEKKPTSQGKSSSKKEMSKRDVKEKKDRGVTRFQENASEGKAPAEDVFKKPLPPTVKKEESPPPPKVVNPLIGLLGEYGGDSDYEEEEEEEQTPPPQPRIAQPQKREELTKKENEEDKLTDWNKLACLLCRRQFPNKEVLIKHQQLSDLHKQNLEIHRKIKQSEQELAYLERREREGKFKERGNDRREKLQSFDSPERKRIKYSRESDSDRKLVDKEDTDTSSKGGCVQQATTGWRKGAGLGYGHPGLASSEEAEGRMRVPSVGAPGRTSKRQSNETYRDAVRRVMFARYKELD from the exons TGTAAGGCAAGCATTGGTGGGCACCGATCTTCCTGTTCATTCTGCAAGAACCCAAGGGAAG TGACAGAGGCCAAGCAAGAATTAATAACCTACCCTCAGCCTCAGAAAACATCCATACCAGCACCATTGGAAAAACAGCCCAACCAGCCCCTAAGAGCAGCTGATAAGGaacctgaacccaggaagagggaagaaggacaAGAGTCACGCTTAGGACATcaaaagagagaagcagaaaggtATCTGCCTCCTTCTCGAAGGGAAGGGCCAACTTTCCGAAGAGACCGAGAGAAGGAGTCATGGTCTGGAGAGACACGCCAGGACGGAGAGAGCAAAA CCATCATGCTAAAGCGTATCTATCGTTCCACACCACCTGAGGTGATAGTGGAAGTGCTGGAGCCCTATGTCCGCCTTACTACTGCCAACGTCCGTATCATCAAGAACAGAACAGGCCCTATGGGACATACCTATGGCTTTATTGACCTCGACTCCCATGCG GAAGCTCTTCGTGTGGTGAAGATCTTACAGAACCTTGATCCACCGTTTAGCATTGATGGGAAGATGGTAGCTGTAAACCTGGCCACTGGAAAACGAAG AAATGATACTGGGGACCATTCTGACCACATGCATTACTATCAG GGTAAAAAATATTTCCGAGATAGGAGGGGAGGTGGCAGAAATTCAGACTGGTCTTCAGATACAAATCGACAAGGACAACAGT CATCGTCTGACTGCTACATATATGATTCTGCTACTGGCTACTATTATGACCCCTTGGCAGGAACTTATTATGACCCCAATACCCAG CAAGAAGTCTATGTGCCCCAGGATCCTGGATTACTTGAGGAAGAAGAgatcaaggaaaaaaaacccaccagTCAAGGAAAGTCAAGTAGCAAGAAGGAAATGTCTAAAAGAGatgtcaaagagaaaaaagacagaggAGTGACGAGG TTTCAGGAAAATGCCAGTGAAGGGAAGGCCCCCGCAGAAGACGTCTTTAAGAAGCCCCTGCCTCCTACTGTGAAGAAGGAAGAGAGTCCCCCTCCA CCTAAAGTGGTAAACCCACTGATTGGCCTCTTGGGTGAATATGGAGGAGACAGTGActatgaggaggaagaagaggaagaacagaCCCCTCCCCCACAGCCCCGCATAGCACAGCCCCAGAAGCGAGAGGAGCTCACCAAGAAGGAGAATGAAGAAGACAAACTCACTGACTGGAATAAACTGGCTTGTCTGCTCTGCAGAAGGCAGTTTCCCAATAAAGAAGTTCTGATCAAACACCAGCAGCTGTCAGACCTGCACAAG CAAAACCTGGAAATCCACCGGAAGATAAAACAGTCTGAGCAGGAGCTAGCCTATCTGGAAAGGAGAGAACGAGAG GGAAAgtttaaagaaagaggaaatgatcGCAGGGAAAAGCTCCAGTCTTTTGACTCTCCAGAAAGGAAACGGATTAAATACTCCAGGGAATCTGACAG TGATCGTAAACTTGTTGATAAAGAAGATACCGACACTAGCAGCAAAGGAGGCTGTGTCCAACAGGCTACTACTGGCTGGAGGAAAGGGGCAGGCCTGGGATATGGCCATCCTGGATTGGCTTCATCAGAGGAG GCTGAAGGCCGGATGagggtccccagtgttggagccCCAGGAAGAACCAGCAAAAGACAGTCCAATGAGACTTACCGAGATGCTGTTCGAAGAGTCATGTTTGCTCGGTATAAAGAACTCGATTAA